One Nocardioides aromaticivorans genomic window carries:
- a CDS encoding wax ester/triacylglycerol synthase family O-acyltransferase has translation MVDRVRPRDLTFLAEETPETPLHNATIEIFDPGEGEGAFDHARLVALIRDRIAFVPRYRQRLQTVPGHLANPVWVDDENFDLGFHVRRSALPRPGTSAQLLELVSRIVSRPLDRTRPLWEIYFVEGLEGGRVALLSKTHQALVDGVHTVDLGQLLLDLQPEARELDPDDWVPRRSPNPARLLSSAVRENLTDPGVLLDTVRTGSRAVAREADRRSSRVRSFAAAATGRRPKRRGVINGPLSQQRRVVTVETRLSDYRKVREAHGGTVNDVILATVTGALRAWLMTRAESMGGLRQVRAVVPVSVIDEELEATSLGSQIAAHFVDLPISETSPVVRLHQVSYSFQAHKDTGRSVAANRLAGIAGFAPTTFHAIGSRVANAELRRGYQLSVTNVPGPQTPLYAAGARMLASYPVPPLTPGHPLAISVTSYDGGVFYGITADRDWIPDAELLGSCVQEALEELLELSSATRERAPRGRRNPKAKPRPKPGS, from the coding sequence GTGGTGGATCGGGTGCGTCCGCGCGACCTGACGTTCCTCGCTGAGGAGACGCCGGAGACGCCGCTGCACAACGCCACCATCGAGATCTTCGATCCCGGTGAGGGCGAGGGTGCCTTCGACCACGCGCGCCTGGTCGCCCTGATCCGCGACCGGATCGCGTTCGTGCCGCGCTACCGCCAGCGGCTCCAGACCGTTCCCGGCCACCTGGCCAACCCGGTGTGGGTCGACGACGAGAACTTCGACCTCGGCTTCCACGTCCGGCGCTCGGCCCTTCCGCGGCCCGGTACGTCGGCGCAGCTGCTCGAGCTCGTCTCCCGGATCGTCTCGCGCCCGCTCGACCGGACCCGCCCGCTGTGGGAGATCTACTTCGTCGAGGGCCTCGAGGGCGGCCGCGTCGCGCTGCTCTCCAAGACCCACCAGGCCCTCGTCGACGGGGTCCACACCGTCGACCTCGGCCAGCTGCTGCTCGACCTGCAGCCCGAGGCGCGCGAGCTCGACCCCGACGACTGGGTGCCGCGGCGCTCGCCCAACCCGGCCCGCCTCCTCAGCAGCGCCGTCCGGGAGAACCTCACCGACCCCGGCGTCCTGCTCGACACGGTGCGCACCGGCTCCCGGGCCGTCGCCCGCGAGGCCGACCGCCGCAGCAGCCGCGTGCGCTCCTTCGCCGCCGCGGCCACCGGGCGCCGGCCCAAGCGGCGCGGCGTCATCAACGGCCCGCTCTCGCAGCAGCGCCGCGTCGTGACCGTCGAGACCCGCCTGTCCGACTACCGCAAGGTCCGCGAGGCGCACGGCGGCACGGTCAACGACGTGATCCTCGCGACCGTCACCGGCGCCCTGCGGGCGTGGCTGATGACGCGGGCCGAGTCGATGGGCGGTCTGCGCCAGGTCCGCGCCGTCGTGCCGGTCTCGGTCATCGACGAGGAGCTCGAGGCCACATCACTGGGCAGCCAGATCGCGGCGCACTTCGTCGACCTGCCGATCAGCGAGACCAGCCCCGTCGTCCGGCTGCACCAGGTCTCGTACTCCTTCCAGGCGCACAAGGACACCGGCCGCAGCGTGGCCGCCAACCGGCTCGCCGGCATCGCCGGCTTCGCGCCGACGACCTTCCACGCCATCGGCTCCCGCGTCGCCAATGCCGAGCTGCGACGCGGCTACCAGCTGTCGGTGACCAACGTGCCGGGCCCGCAGACCCCGCTGTACGCCGCCGGCGCGCGGATGCTGGCCAGCTACCCGGTGCCCCCGTTGACGCCCGGCCACCCGTTGGCGATCAGCGTGACGTCGTACGACGGCGGGGTGTTCTACGGCATCACCGCCGACCGCGACTGGATCCCCGACGCCGAGCTCCTCGGCTCGTGCGTGCAGGAAGCGCTGGAGGAGCTGCTCGAGCTGTCGTCGGCGACGCGGGAGCGCGCGCCGCGCGGACGCCGCAACCCGAAGGCCAAGCCGAGGCCCAAGCCCGGTTCCTGA
- a CDS encoding DUF2505 domain-containing protein, producing the protein MATRLVHEMVYDAPLIEVAGMLSDPEFRQEVCRNQRATSYTAEIEGDANEKAVRIEMTQPTDKVPAFAKKIVGDTVTIVQTEAWSSASHADVHVTIPGKPGEMKGTAVLVEKDGVTHETVTLDVTVKIPLVAGKIEDLLAKLLGSALRAEERTGKAWLARQP; encoded by the coding sequence ATGGCAACACGTCTGGTGCACGAGATGGTGTACGACGCACCGCTGATCGAGGTCGCGGGCATGCTGTCGGACCCGGAGTTCCGGCAGGAGGTCTGCCGCAACCAGCGCGCGACGTCGTACACGGCGGAGATCGAGGGCGACGCCAACGAGAAGGCCGTCCGGATCGAGATGACCCAGCCGACCGACAAGGTCCCGGCCTTCGCGAAGAAGATCGTCGGCGACACGGTGACGATCGTGCAGACCGAGGCCTGGTCGAGCGCGTCGCACGCCGACGTCCACGTGACCATCCCCGGCAAGCCGGGCGAGATGAAGGGCACCGCGGTCCTCGTCGAGAAGGACGGCGTCACCCACGAGACGGTCACCCTCGACGTGACGGTCAAGATCCCGCTCGTGGCGGGGAAGATCGAGGACCTGCTGGCGAAGCTGCTCGGGAGCGCGCTGCGCGCCGAGGAGCGGACCGGGAAGGCGTGGCTGGCGCGCCAGCCGTAG
- a CDS encoding DUF2505 domain-containing protein: MKFRRELAYEAAPAEVFAMLADPAFREKVAAAQDVVSIDVTITPQGEGFTMVSDQVQRTAGLPAIAKKIAGDTTRAVIREEWSDPASGTVEITAPGKPTTMVGTIRLTADGSGTTYVQELEVGVKVPLIAGKLEKIMADNIDEGLSVEHATGIAWLRGDR; this comes from the coding sequence ATGAAGTTCCGACGTGAGCTCGCCTACGAGGCAGCCCCGGCCGAGGTGTTCGCCATGCTGGCGGACCCGGCGTTCCGGGAGAAGGTCGCCGCCGCCCAGGACGTCGTGTCGATCGACGTGACCATCACCCCGCAGGGTGAGGGCTTCACGATGGTCAGCGACCAGGTGCAGAGGACCGCAGGACTGCCGGCGATCGCCAAGAAGATCGCCGGCGACACCACCCGCGCGGTCATCCGCGAGGAGTGGTCCGACCCGGCCTCGGGGACGGTCGAGATCACGGCGCCGGGCAAGCCGACCACCATGGTCGGGACGATCCGGCTCACTGCCGACGGCAGCGGGACGACCTATGTCCAGGAGCTCGAGGTGGGCGTCAAGGTGCCGCTCATCGCGGGCAAGCTGGAGAAGATCATGGCCGACAACATCGACGAGGGCCTGTCCGTGGAGCACGCCACGGGCATCGCCTGGCTGAGGGGAGATCGCTGA
- a CDS encoding ABC transporter ATP-binding protein, which yields MSAIDVQDLTKRYGDLTAVDGVTLQVAEGEFVGVLGPNGAGKTTLLEMIEGLRKPDGGEVRLLGEPVWPRNPRLQPRIGVQLQASSFFERLTAREQIRTFASLYGVGAGPADEWLERVGLTDKAGARVEDLSGGQAQRLSIACALVHDPELVFLDEPTAALDPQARRNLWDLLSSINESGRTVVLTTHYMDEAEVLCDRVAVMDRGRILQFDTPAALVRGLDAPARITVAPGTLTADQAAAIPGVSDAAEDLDGVVLVTRDPAGVLTALAAGDHLAGVSVRTGTLEDVFLSLTGREYRA from the coding sequence ATGTCCGCGATCGACGTGCAGGACCTGACCAAGCGCTACGGCGACCTCACGGCCGTCGACGGCGTGACGCTCCAGGTCGCCGAGGGTGAGTTCGTCGGCGTCCTGGGGCCGAACGGCGCCGGCAAGACGACCCTGCTCGAGATGATCGAGGGGCTGCGGAAGCCCGACGGCGGCGAGGTGCGGTTGCTGGGGGAGCCGGTGTGGCCGCGGAACCCGCGGCTGCAGCCGCGCATCGGCGTCCAGCTGCAGGCCTCGTCGTTCTTCGAGCGGCTCACCGCGCGCGAGCAGATCCGCACCTTCGCCAGCCTGTACGGCGTCGGCGCCGGTCCCGCGGACGAGTGGCTCGAGCGGGTGGGGCTCACCGACAAGGCCGGCGCACGGGTGGAGGACCTCTCCGGGGGCCAGGCCCAACGGCTGTCGATCGCCTGCGCGCTGGTGCACGACCCGGAGCTGGTCTTCCTCGACGAGCCGACGGCCGCACTCGACCCCCAGGCGCGGCGCAACCTGTGGGACCTGCTGTCGTCGATCAACGAGAGCGGGCGCACGGTCGTACTGACGACGCACTACATGGACGAGGCGGAGGTGCTCTGCGACCGGGTGGCGGTCATGGACCGCGGCCGGATCCTGCAGTTCGACACCCCGGCGGCGCTGGTGCGCGGCCTGGACGCACCCGCGCGGATCACGGTCGCCCCCGGCACGCTGACGGCGGACCAGGCGGCGGCGATCCCCGGCGTGAGCGATGCTGCCGAGGACCTCGACGGCGTGGTCCTGGTGACCCGCGACCCGGCGGGCGTGCTGACCGCCCTCGCGGCCGGGGACCACCTGGCCGGGGTGAGCGTGCGCACCGGCACCCTCGAGGACGTCTTCCTGTCGCTGACCGGACGGGAGTACCGGGCATGA
- a CDS encoding ABC transporter permease gives MSRRLEGSPFLALSVAILRGFLRDRAAVFFAVVFPLMFLVLFGGLLGNQDQSKVDLVKVGAVPLVDELPDDARAAFDHTFEVTDEDDLAAALEEVRKGDADVAIEQRGDELVAHYTQTDQVKAAVTQGTLRAFVDGANVAATGEPPTYTFTAERVEDDSLSVIQFVTPGLLGWAVAMSAAFGSAATLQGWRQSKLLRRLQLAPVGTGTIVGARVAVTLLIALGQLAIFLGLGAAAFGLRLTGSWWMSVPLVVVGTLCFMAIGLLAGALAKTTEGAVNLANFLVLPMAFLSGSFFPLDGAPTWLRRLSDLLPLKHLNEGMLDVMVRGEGPAAAVVPLVVLAGFAVVVTLLAARLFRWETA, from the coding sequence ATGAGCCGTCGCCTCGAGGGCTCGCCCTTCCTGGCCCTGTCCGTCGCGATCCTGCGCGGCTTCCTGCGCGACCGCGCCGCCGTGTTCTTCGCCGTCGTCTTCCCCCTGATGTTCCTCGTGCTCTTCGGCGGCCTGCTCGGCAACCAGGACCAGTCGAAGGTCGACCTGGTCAAGGTCGGCGCGGTGCCGCTGGTCGACGAGCTCCCCGACGACGCGCGGGCGGCCTTCGACCACACCTTCGAGGTCACCGACGAGGACGACCTCGCCGCGGCGCTGGAGGAGGTGCGCAAGGGCGACGCCGACGTCGCGATCGAGCAGCGCGGCGACGAGCTGGTCGCGCACTACACCCAGACCGACCAGGTGAAGGCCGCGGTCACCCAGGGCACGCTGCGGGCCTTCGTGGACGGGGCCAACGTGGCGGCGACCGGCGAGCCGCCGACGTACACGTTCACCGCGGAGCGGGTCGAGGACGACTCGCTCTCGGTGATCCAGTTCGTCACCCCCGGGCTGCTCGGCTGGGCGGTCGCGATGAGCGCGGCCTTCGGGTCGGCCGCGACCCTGCAGGGCTGGCGGCAGTCCAAGCTGCTCCGGCGCCTCCAGCTGGCACCGGTCGGCACCGGCACGATCGTCGGCGCCCGGGTCGCGGTGACCCTGCTGATCGCGCTCGGCCAGCTCGCGATCTTCCTCGGGCTGGGCGCCGCGGCCTTCGGCCTCCGGCTGACCGGTTCGTGGTGGATGTCCGTGCCGCTCGTCGTCGTCGGCACGCTGTGCTTCATGGCCATCGGGCTGCTCGCCGGTGCGCTCGCGAAGACCACCGAGGGTGCGGTCAACCTCGCCAACTTCCTCGTGCTGCCGATGGCCTTCCTCAGCGGGTCCTTCTTCCCGCTCGACGGCGCCCCGACGTGGCTGCGGCGGCTCTCGGACCTGTTGCCGCTCAAGCACCTCAACGAGGGCATGCTCGACGTGATGGTGCGCGGCGAGGGGCCGGCCGCGGCCGTCGTACCGCTGGTCGTGCTGGCCGGCTTCGCGGTCGTGGTGACCCTGCTGGCGGCGAGATTGTTCCGTTGGGAGACGGCGTGA
- a CDS encoding NAD-glutamate dehydrogenase produces MTTLPPSAPGADRDRIFEQAAAAAGTPKGSGGPPRDALPVLLPAYYRHVATEELAARSDVDVYGAFASHHHLALDRKPGQAKVRVFTPTVAEHGWSAAGHSVVEVVGDDMPFLVDSLTMLLARLVHDVRTVVHPTFDVRRDADGRLLSVEPVASGSVTPAEGAVRESWMHIEVGRLGGDGDDHPEQVAAACQRVLADIRAAVEDWSGMQGQVTDIVDGLAADPPPLDPEEVRRARELLGWLADEHFTFLGYREYVLDHVVLPGGEEAEDVLRPVPGSGLGILRDNPGEGDTSVAFSRLPDAVKAKAREKTLMVFAKANSRSTVHRPAYLDYVSVKTFDDAGEVVGERRFLGLLSSAAYTESLLQIPLLREKVAEVLHRSGYDARSHDGAALLDTLETYPRDELFHTPVDELSPIVEAAMQARERRAVRLFIRRDTYARYLSVLVYLPRDRYNTGVRQRFVQILVDQIGRGRIGPDDVEFNVSINESTTARVHFVVHLPKGELVPDDIDTADLERRLVEASRSWQEDFLQAVIAEYGEEVGALLGRRYVDAFPEAYKEDFNPRAAAVDLGRIEAIHGESGIDQSLYADLDAADGEARLKVFRVGEPLSLSGVLPMLSSMGVEVVDERPYGLTGLERRTHIYDFGLRYGQALPDHARELFADALRAMWDGFTEIDGFNRLVLRAQLTWRQAMVLRAYAKYMRQGNSPFALDSIEQALVDNVELARLLVLLFETRFDPGAADGRADREAGLVAKISTALDDVVSLDHDRILRSYLTHVQATLRTNYFQGEDGAPKPYLSLKLEPSAIPDLPEPRPKFEIFVYSPRVEGVHLRFGAVARGGLRWSDRRDDFRTEILGLVKAQMVKNTVIVPVGAKGGFYAKQLPDPAGEGGREAWLAEGVACYKTFIRGLLDVTDNLVGGETVPPPLVVRHDADDSYLVVAADKGTATFSDIANGVAADYGFWLGDAFASGGSVGYDHKAMGITAKGAWVSVRRHFREMGIDCQNEDITVVGIGDMSGDVFGNGMLCSEHIRLVAAFDHRDIFIDPEPDAATSYAERRRLFDLPRSSWQDYDRSLISEGGGIFPRSAKSIPINAQVRAALGIAGHVERMTPAELMRAILLAPVDLLWNGGIGTYVKASTETNADAGDKANDAIRVDGGQLRVRCVGEGGNLGFTQRGRIEYAVDGGRINTDFIDNSAGVDTSDHEVNLKILLDRVVLAGDLTGKQRNELLASMTDEVAELVLRDNYEQNLALANAAKNAPSLLHVHEQWMHDLESRGLLDRDLEALPPTREVKRRIEAGGALTQPELAVLMAYTKIVLAEELLASDLPEDPYLTLDLQSYFPAPVQEGFLDQIGDHPLRREIIVTQVVNDLVNGAGFTYWPRLAGETGASPAELTRANFVAREIFGSLDLRRELEQYDNVLDAALQTRMRVEMRTLVERASRWLVTNRRPPMDSQGNVEFFATPVQETMLALPSLLTGAELAAYESRRKSLEAQSVPPELASRVASFDVAYTLLNVVEIADRAGLPPAEVARVHFMLGERLGVSALQQRIVDLPREDQWQTMARAALRDDLHAVHAQLTGEVLAATAGLEPEGDEDPLELASRRVTVWEEAAGGVVDHAIGALNAICADEPTDIAKVSVGLRVVRGLLT; encoded by the coding sequence ATGACGACGCTGCCGCCCTCGGCACCGGGGGCCGACCGTGACCGCATCTTCGAGCAGGCCGCCGCCGCGGCCGGAACACCGAAGGGGTCGGGTGGGCCGCCGCGTGACGCGCTGCCCGTGCTGCTTCCGGCCTACTACCGGCACGTCGCGACGGAGGAGCTGGCCGCGCGCAGCGACGTCGACGTGTACGGCGCCTTCGCGTCGCACCACCACCTCGCGCTGGACCGCAAGCCCGGCCAGGCGAAGGTGCGGGTCTTCACCCCGACGGTCGCCGAGCACGGCTGGTCCGCCGCCGGGCACTCGGTCGTGGAGGTCGTCGGCGACGACATGCCCTTCCTGGTCGACTCGCTGACCATGCTGCTCGCGCGGCTGGTCCACGACGTCCGGACCGTCGTCCACCCCACCTTCGACGTGCGCCGCGACGCCGACGGCCGCCTCCTGTCGGTCGAGCCGGTCGCGTCCGGCTCGGTCACGCCCGCCGAGGGCGCCGTGCGCGAGTCCTGGATGCACATCGAGGTCGGCCGCCTCGGCGGCGACGGCGACGACCACCCCGAGCAGGTCGCGGCCGCGTGCCAGCGCGTGCTGGCCGACATCCGCGCCGCGGTCGAGGACTGGTCCGGCATGCAGGGCCAGGTCACCGACATCGTCGACGGCCTCGCCGCCGACCCGCCGCCGCTCGACCCCGAGGAGGTGCGCCGCGCCCGCGAGCTGCTGGGCTGGCTCGCCGACGAGCACTTCACCTTCCTCGGCTACCGCGAGTACGTCCTGGACCACGTCGTGCTCCCCGGTGGCGAGGAGGCCGAGGACGTGCTGCGGCCGGTGCCCGGCTCCGGCCTGGGCATCCTGCGCGACAACCCGGGCGAGGGCGACACCTCGGTCGCGTTCAGCCGCCTGCCCGACGCCGTGAAGGCCAAGGCCCGCGAGAAGACGCTGATGGTCTTCGCGAAGGCCAACTCGCGCTCGACGGTCCACCGGCCGGCGTACCTCGACTACGTCAGCGTGAAGACGTTCGACGACGCCGGCGAGGTCGTCGGCGAGCGCCGCTTCCTCGGCCTGCTCTCCAGCGCGGCCTACACCGAGTCGCTGCTGCAGATCCCGCTGCTGCGCGAGAAGGTCGCCGAGGTCCTGCACCGCAGCGGCTACGACGCGCGCAGCCACGACGGCGCCGCGCTGCTCGACACCCTCGAGACCTATCCGCGCGACGAGCTCTTCCACACGCCGGTCGACGAGCTGTCGCCGATCGTGGAGGCGGCGATGCAGGCGCGCGAGCGCCGCGCGGTCCGGCTGTTCATCCGCCGCGACACCTACGCCCGCTACCTCTCGGTCCTCGTCTACCTGCCGCGCGACCGCTACAACACCGGCGTGCGCCAGCGGTTCGTGCAGATCCTGGTCGACCAGATCGGCCGGGGCCGGATCGGCCCTGACGACGTCGAGTTCAACGTCAGCATCAACGAGTCGACGACCGCGCGCGTGCACTTCGTGGTCCACCTTCCCAAGGGCGAGCTGGTCCCCGACGACATCGACACCGCCGACCTGGAGCGCCGCCTGGTCGAGGCGTCGCGCTCGTGGCAGGAGGACTTCCTCCAGGCCGTCATCGCCGAGTACGGCGAGGAGGTCGGCGCGCTGCTCGGCCGGCGCTACGTCGACGCCTTCCCGGAGGCCTACAAGGAGGACTTCAACCCCCGGGCCGCCGCGGTCGACCTCGGCCGGATCGAGGCCATCCACGGCGAGAGCGGGATCGACCAGTCGCTCTACGCCGACCTGGACGCGGCCGACGGCGAGGCCCGGCTCAAGGTGTTCCGGGTGGGGGAGCCGCTCTCGCTGAGCGGCGTGCTGCCGATGCTGTCGTCGATGGGGGTCGAGGTCGTCGACGAGCGGCCCTACGGCCTGACCGGCCTCGAACGTCGTACCCACATCTACGACTTCGGCCTGCGCTACGGCCAAGCCCTCCCGGACCACGCGCGCGAGCTCTTCGCCGATGCGCTGCGGGCGATGTGGGACGGCTTCACCGAGATCGACGGCTTCAACCGCCTGGTCCTGCGCGCCCAGCTGACCTGGCGCCAGGCGATGGTGCTGCGTGCCTACGCGAAGTACATGCGCCAGGGCAACAGCCCCTTCGCGCTCGACTCCATCGAGCAGGCCCTGGTCGACAACGTCGAGCTGGCCCGCCTGCTGGTGCTGCTCTTCGAGACCCGGTTCGACCCGGGAGCCGCGGACGGCCGCGCCGACCGCGAGGCCGGTCTGGTGGCCAAGATCAGCACCGCGCTGGACGACGTGGTCAGCCTCGACCACGACCGGATCCTGCGGTCCTACCTGACGCACGTGCAGGCGACCCTGCGGACCAACTACTTCCAGGGCGAGGACGGCGCCCCGAAGCCGTACCTCTCCCTCAAGCTCGAGCCGTCGGCCATCCCGGACCTGCCGGAGCCGCGGCCGAAGTTCGAGATCTTCGTCTACTCGCCGCGGGTCGAGGGCGTGCACCTGCGCTTCGGTGCGGTCGCCCGCGGCGGCCTGCGCTGGTCGGACCGGCGCGACGACTTCCGCACCGAGATCCTGGGCCTGGTGAAGGCGCAGATGGTGAAGAACACCGTCATCGTGCCGGTCGGCGCGAAGGGCGGCTTCTACGCCAAGCAGCTGCCCGACCCGGCCGGTGAGGGCGGTCGCGAGGCCTGGCTGGCCGAGGGCGTCGCCTGCTACAAGACGTTCATCCGCGGCCTGCTCGACGTCACCGACAACCTCGTCGGTGGCGAGACCGTGCCGCCGCCGCTCGTGGTCCGCCACGACGCCGACGACTCCTACCTGGTCGTCGCGGCCGACAAGGGCACGGCGACCTTCTCCGACATCGCCAACGGCGTCGCCGCCGACTACGGCTTCTGGCTGGGCGATGCGTTCGCCAGCGGCGGCTCGGTCGGCTACGACCACAAGGCCATGGGCATCACCGCCAAGGGCGCCTGGGTCTCGGTACGCCGCCACTTCCGCGAGATGGGCATCGACTGCCAGAACGAGGACATCACCGTCGTCGGTATCGGCGACATGTCCGGCGACGTGTTCGGCAACGGGATGCTCTGCTCGGAGCACATCCGGCTGGTCGCCGCCTTCGACCACCGCGACATCTTCATCGACCCGGAGCCGGACGCGGCGACGTCGTACGCCGAGCGCCGGCGGCTCTTCGACCTGCCCCGCTCCAGCTGGCAGGACTACGACCGCTCGCTCATCTCCGAGGGCGGCGGCATCTTCCCGCGCAGCGCCAAGTCGATCCCGATCAACGCCCAGGTGCGGGCCGCGCTCGGGATCGCCGGCCACGTCGAGCGGATGACGCCGGCCGAGCTGATGCGCGCGATCCTGCTCGCGCCCGTCGACCTGCTCTGGAACGGCGGCATCGGCACCTACGTGAAGGCGTCGACCGAGACCAACGCCGACGCCGGCGACAAGGCCAACGACGCGATCCGCGTCGACGGGGGCCAGCTGCGCGTGCGGTGCGTCGGCGAGGGCGGCAACCTGGGCTTCACCCAGCGCGGCCGGATCGAGTACGCCGTCGACGGGGGCCGGATCAACACCGACTTCATCGACAACTCGGCCGGTGTCGACACCTCCGACCACGAGGTCAACCTGAAGATCCTGCTCGACCGGGTCGTCCTCGCCGGCGACCTGACCGGCAAGCAGCGCAACGAGCTGCTCGCCTCCATGACCGACGAGGTCGCCGAGCTGGTGCTGCGTGACAACTACGAGCAGAACCTCGCGCTGGCCAACGCCGCGAAGAACGCGCCGTCGCTGCTGCACGTCCACGAGCAGTGGATGCACGACCTCGAGTCGCGTGGGCTGCTCGACCGCGACCTGGAGGCACTGCCGCCGACCCGCGAGGTGAAGCGGCGGATCGAGGCCGGGGGAGCGCTCACCCAGCCGGAGCTCGCGGTGCTGATGGCGTACACGAAGATCGTGCTCGCCGAGGAGCTGCTGGCCTCCGACCTGCCGGAGGACCCCTACCTCACCCTGGACCTGCAGTCGTACTTCCCGGCCCCGGTGCAGGAGGGCTTCCTCGACCAGATCGGCGACCACCCGCTGCGCCGGGAGATCATCGTGACCCAGGTCGTCAACGACCTCGTCAACGGCGCGGGCTTCACCTACTGGCCCCGCCTGGCGGGCGAGACGGGCGCCAGCCCGGCCGAGCTGACCCGGGCGAACTTCGTGGCGCGCGAGATCTTCGGCTCGCTCGACCTGCGGCGTGAGCTCGAGCAGTACGACAACGTGCTCGACGCTGCCCTCCAGACCCGGATGCGGGTGGAGATGCGCACGCTCGTGGAGCGCGCCTCGCGCTGGCTCGTCACCAACCGGCGCCCACCCATGGACAGCCAGGGCAATGTGGAGTTCTTCGCGACGCCGGTGCAGGAGACGATGCTCGCGCTCCCGTCGCTGCTGACCGGCGCCGAGCTGGCCGCGTACGAGAGCCGCCGGAAGTCGCTGGAGGCGCAGTCCGTGCCGCCCGAGCTGGCGTCGCGGGTCGCGTCCTTCGACGTCGCCTACACGCTGCTCAACGTGGTCGAGATCGCCGACCGGGCCGGCCTCCCGCCGGCCGAGGTCGCGCGGGTGCACTTCATGCTCGGCGAGCGGCTCGGCGTCTCGGCGCTGCAGCAGCGGATCGTCGACCTGCCGCGCGAGGACCAGTGGCAGACCATGGCCCGGGCCGCGCTCCGCGACGACCTGCACGCCGTCCACGCCCAGCTGACCGGCGAGGTGCTCGCCGCGACGGCCGGCCTGGAGCCGGAGGGGGACGAGGACCCGCTCGAGCTGGCGTCGCGCCGCGTCACGGTGTGGGAGGAGGCCGCGGGCGGTGTCGTCGACCACGCCATCGGCGCGCTGAACGCCATCTGCGCCGACGAGCCGACCGACATCGCCAAGGTCTCGGTCGGTCTGCGCGTGGTGCGGGGCCTGCTCACCTGA